Proteins from a genomic interval of Gossypium hirsutum isolate 1008001.06 chromosome A09, Gossypium_hirsutum_v2.1, whole genome shotgun sequence:
- the LOC107890222 gene encoding probable glutathione S-transferase — protein sequence MNPPEFFLNEKLSHMAEVKLLGTWPSPFYYRVVWVLKLKGTAYEFIEEDLNNKGPLLLQHNPVHKKIPVLIHNGKSICESMIILEYIQEIWPQNPLLPTDPYDRAIARFWIKFAEDKLPAIWMVFRTSGEEQKKAIRDSLEMLETIEEHALGDKTFFRGDKIDLVDIAFGQLSQWLQMVEDTTNVKLLEASKFPRLQRWINNFKKVPIIKETLPDYQEMFAYFKSLREMLLSSK from the exons ATGAATCCtccagaattttttttaaacgaAAAACTCTCACATATGGCTGAAGTGAAGCTGCTTGGAACATGGCCAAGTCCTTTCTACTATAGAGTTGTTTGGGTCCTGAAATTGAAAGGTACAGCATATGAATTCATAGAAGAAGATCTGAACAACAAAGGTCCACTGCTTCTCCAGCATAATCCAGTTCACAAGAAGATACCAGTACTTATCCATAATGGAAAGTCAATTTGTGAGTCTATGATCATTCTTGAATATATCCAAGAGATTTGGCCACAAAATCCCCTGCTGCCAACTGATCCTTATGATAGAGCCATCGCtcgtttttggattaaatttgcTGAGGACAAG CTTCCAGCAATCTGGATGGTGTTTCGAACCAGTGGTGAAGAACAAAAGAAGGCGATTAGGGATAGCCTGGAAATGCTAGAAACCATTGAAGAACATGCGCTTGGAGACAAGACGTTCTTTAGGGGAGACAAGATTGACTTGGTGGATATAGCTTTTGGTCAACTTAGCCAGTGGTTACAAATGGTTGAAGATACAACAAACGTTAAGCTACTCGAAGCTAGCAAGTTCCCTCGTTTGCAAAGATGGATCAATAATTTCAAAAAAGTTCCCATAATCAAAGAAACCCTTCCTGATTACCAAGAGATGTTTGCTTACTTCAAGTCTCTCAGGGAAATGCTACTTTCATCCAAATGA